AGTTTAATTTGGACAAAACAGGCAAGCTTGCTTCCCTATTATGATAGGAGGCTTTTTTATGCAACTTGAAGAATATTATGGCCGCTTAGTGGTCGATAATGCGCAGGATCAGCATCCCAGCCAAGCACAACAATTTAAAGCAATCACAGAAAATGTCTGTTTTAGATGTGGTACAAAAATTTTGGATCATTGGCAAACCCGGCAACATGAACGCTATTGTTGGGCATGTGCCAAGTTAGGGCGTCTCAGTGAACATCATCGCTTATATACGATAGCCGAACCGCATATGTTTAGTTCAGGTAAGCCGGTCATGCGATGGACCGGGAAGCTATCACCAGTGCAAGCACAGATTAGTCACGAACTGATTAAGTCATATGAGCTTGGCCAGAGTCACCTTGTTTATGCAGTCACCGGAGCTGGCAAGACCGAAATGCTGTATCCATTACTTGAATATGTCATGCAGCACAAACACCGAGTAGCCTATGTAGCACCGCGAATTGACGTTGTGATCGAAATTTCGCAACGGATTAGGCATGACTTCATGATTGATTCGGTCTTGCTTTACGGCGATTCGCCAGAAGAGTATCACTATACGCAGCTGACTTTTGCGACGACGCATCAATTACTAAATTTTTATCAGGCATTTGATTTGATCATCGTTGATGAAGTGGATGCCTTTCCCTATGCTGGGAATACCTTATTAAAAAATGCCGTGGCACAAGCCCGTTTACCGACGGGGCGCATCGTTTATCT
This is a stretch of genomic DNA from Weissella soli. It encodes these proteins:
- a CDS encoding DEAD/DEAH box helicase; this translates as MQLEEYYGRLVVDNAQDQHPSQAQQFKAITENVCFRCGTKILDHWQTRQHERYCWACAKLGRLSEHHRLYTIAEPHMFSSGKPVMRWTGKLSPVQAQISHELIKSYELGQSHLVYAVTGAGKTEMLYPLLEYVMQHKHRVAYVAPRIDVVIEISQRIRHDFMIDSVLLYGDSPEEYHYTQLTFATTHQLLNFYQAFDLIIVDEVDAFPYAGNTLLKNAVAQARLPTGRIVYLSATPMQQMLRACRKGQLGLSMMPLRYHGHPLPELTLLIAENWRQRWPYRLKKLLQQYAVTKQRFLIFVPEIADIPYVLNWVVRYVAAEAVFAADEQRVSKVQAMREHQIQGLVTTTILERGVTFPNLDVVILGADEASYSEAALIQMAGRCGRSKDFPTGLVLCVVTEKTHKVHRAAKEIRRLNRMR